The nucleotide window GTACTATAGTATTTAAAACGTTAATAAAAGTGCATATTTTATGATGTAGAAATGCTTTATTTTGATATATCAAGTGAATCTCAATCTCCAATAATGAATGCCAGCTAAGATAGCGGTAGCAGGAAGGTAACATATTCTAGTCTAAGCCTAACCAAAAAAGCCCACGCTTAGGTTTCTTAGAATAATTTCATGTCAAAGCAAGCATGGTTTCTATCATTGTTGTGTTTCCGTGGGGGAGCAAGATTTGAGGCAGCAGTAGTGCTCTGTCAGGGTCTGCTGGGTCCATGCTAAGTAGGTCAGGTAATAGAAGGAGCTGTGAGGACGGAGGTCTAGACAGACTGGGCTATGGTAAATACTCTGCACTCGCAGGCTGAGTCTCAGATTTAATTAGATACAGGGACACCTGTGGTCTCATGGAGCTGACCAGAATACTGATTATGttattatttctctctctgtcattctgtttcttcctctctcgcctctctctatTCCTTAATACGTTTTTGTATGTTTTGTTAACTCTATCTTCCTGTTTTcctttctccatctcctggtATTTCTGTCATTCTCTGACCCTTCCTTTCCCACCTTTCATCTTCTGTCTCCCTTTcatccctctttccatctctctccccctgttgTCCCTTTTCATTATCCTCCCTTTATCACCCTTTGTCCTTTGTTTCACTTGACTCTTCTTTTGCCTTCACCTTCCtaatccttctctccctcccccccccctcccttcaGTAAGATCCAGTCGGGTGACAAGCTGATCCTGGCCATCTCCACTGACTCCTGCCAGGGGAAGGACAACTTTGTCCGCTACCTGGAGCACGTACAGGCCGTGGTCACCGTCAACGGTAGTCGCCGTGGTGACCTCAACATCAACATGACCTCCCCCATGGGCACCAAGTCCATCCTGCTGAGCTGCCGGCCCCGGGACGACGACGCCAAAGTGGGCTTTGACAAGTGGCCCTTCATGACCACACACACCTGGGGAGAGGACCCCCGCGGGACCTGGGTCCTGGAGGTGGGCTTCCAGGGAGACGAGCCACAGAGAGGGGCCCTGAAGGAGTGGACCCTCATGCTCCATGGAACACAAAGTGCCCCTTATATAGACCAGATAGTGCACGACTATCAGTCCAAACTAGCCATGTCAAAAAAGGAGGAGCTGGAGGAAGAGCTGGACGAGGCAGTGGAGAGGAGTCTGAAGAGCCTGCTGAGTAAAAACTAGCTGACGTAACTAACTAAACACCGTCTGGTCAGGTCTGCATGCCGAGCCGGTCTcgctctctacttctctcctatctttctctcacttcccctctctctttctttctcgcactttccacttctctcactttctctgccccttctctctttcttttgccctctctcacactttctctccccactccctttctgtcctctctcattttctttattttctccccTCCTACCCTTTTCTCTGCTTTTTGTTTTTCTGTGTTTATATTAGCCCTCCACTTCCAATGAATGTTTCTTGTAATCCGATGATGATAATAAAAGTGTAGCCTTCAAATAATCTGTCCTGTAGAGAAAAGAAAACGATCCTATCTGGCTTTCGgtctatgttttttaaaaacttGACAAAAATGTATATAAACATAATATATCAACCATATGGTGTTCTTGCTTCCCCCCACCCGTCCACCTCTGGTGAAACAACTGTTGTACAGTTTGTGACTGTACATTATTTTCAGTGTCAATCTACTTAAAGTTTAATACCTTGCAAACAGAGCAGTGATACTTCtttctgtttatatttttgtgACAAGCAACTGTTTCTATATAAACAAGACAAGGATCGTGTGATTCATTTTGCTACCTGTGGTCCTCAAAGCGTATTGCAGAATAACCTTTGTCGTATACTATAATACATCTATTCAGCTGTTTGTTAAAGCACTTCAGTGATTTGCCCCACTCTGCAATGCACAGGCAGGTAGCAGACATTTCTTCTTTGTCATTTGAATGAGGAAGATAAATAAGACTGGAAGATAGGTCAGACCCTGGGTATGTGGCTCTGTATTCCAATTTCACTTTCTAAGGTAAGTAATTTTGCCTTACAATGCTCATTGCCAGACATTTGAAGCCTATGCTGTAATGGGAAGCACTTATCTtatcctaaacgatattataaccgcgatcgataatagacagtactgtgcagctgtcttcatcgacctggccaaggctttcgactctgtcaaccaccgcattcttattggcagactaaatagccttggtttctcaaatgactgcctcgcctggttcaccaactacttctcagatagagttcaatgtgtcaaatcggagggcctgttgtctggacctatggcagtctatatgggggtgccacagagttcaattcttgggccgactcttttctctgtgtatatcaatgatgtcgctcttgctgctggtgactctcagatccacctctacgcagacgacaccattttgtatacatctggcccttcattggacactgtgttaacaaacctccaaacgagcttcaatgccatacaacactccttcagtagcctccaactgctcttaaacactagtaaaactaaatgcatgctcttcaatcgaacgctgctggcacccgcccacccgactagaatcactactcttgacgggtctgacctagagtatgttgacaactacaaatacctaggtgtctggttagactgtaaactctccttccagactcacattaagagtctccaatccaaagttaaatctagaatcggcttcctatttcacaacaaagcctccttcactcatgctgccaaacatgccctcgtaaaactgactatcctaccgatccttgacttcggcgatgtaatttacaaaatagcctccaacactctactcagcaaattggatgtagtctatcacagtgccatccgttttgtctccaaagccccataaactacccaccattgtgacctgtacgctcttgttggctggtcctcactacatgttcgtcgtcaaacccactggctccaggccatctataaatcactgctaggcaaatccccgccttatcttagctcattggtcaccatagcaacaaccacccgtagtatgcgctccagcaggtatatctcactggtcatccccaaagacaacatctcctttggccgccattccttccagttctctgctgccaatgactggaacgaattgcaaaaatcactgaagctggagactcttatctccctcactaactttaagcatcagttgtcagagcaccttaccgatcactgcacctgtacacagcccatctgaaattagcccacccaactacctcatccctatattgttatttattttgctcatttgcaccccagtacctctatttgcacatcatctcttgcacatctatcattccagtgttaatactaattgtaattattttgcactatagcctatttattgccttacctccataacttgctacatttgcacacactgtatatatattttctgttgtattttttgactttatgttatgtttttaccccatatgtaactctgtgttgttgtttttatcgcactgcttttctttatcttggccaggtcgcagttgcaaatgagaacttgttctcaactggcttacctggttaaataaaggtttaaaaaaatatatatatatctgttcaCTCCAGAGCACAAAGCACAgggacatttacatcacacactgGGTAAAGAAACCGGGAATATAGTATAAAACACTTAGcttctccttcttcccctctctggATCTCTTACTTTTGTAATTCtgtcacacgcacacacgctgtctctcgctctctctctctcttgtctgtccCTCTAAGGGAAAGTGGATTATGCAGAGTTCAGAGGTCGCTGTCTGCTCCTCCAGTTCATCTCTATGAAAAATCGATGACTCTCCTTCAGTAACTGCAGAGTTCAAAGTAACACCTTTCACTCCGCGCTGAGAGACACCCAATGTTTACTAAACACTGCACTAGCTTAGTCTAATGTCCTTACTCTGATACAATGAATACACCTCTAGTATGTAAGTCAAACAGGGTGATCAGTTAAAAACTAGGCATCCATCACCTCTACCATCATTATAAAGTAAGTCAATAGTGCTTTCACTGCATACATAAAGTAAAAATATGAAACATTCGCTGTTATTATTCAAAGAATATAATATGATTTGTTTAATCTTTTTTGTTTTCACATTTGGCACATTTCAATGGATTGCAATGAGATGAAGGATTGGGGGCATTAATTTGTAAAGCAACAAAGCTGTGAGTGTGTCATAAGTGCGGTGCTAACGTCAAAACACAAACACAGTAGAGCTTTGCGCTTTTGAAGCTTGATTCTTTTATATTATTAAAGCAATTTTATACACAGCAAACCTGTGTTGAGGGCAGTCGATGGCATCCAAATGAACAAATCAGCTCTTGGGTTTGGGGTAAGGTTTAGTTTGGAAGGGTGGCAAACATCCATGATGGCAGTAGCAtgtaatcaatttataaaaatgtttgaCTTTTTTCACACATCAAAGCCATGTTTTTATTTACTTTTTGTGGGGTGAGGTGGCAAGGGGGTTTGTAGTTTTGATGTTCGTACTTCATGTTTTCAGACAGTAAAGGCGTAAGGTATCGGCATAGGTAGAAACAACAATAGCAGCATTTTGGAACCAGCTAACGCTTGCTGAACGCAAAGCCAGAGAGCGTGAGTGAATAGAGGAGCAGTATCAGGAATGTGCGAGGAGTCTTTAGCAGTCCTCTATGTGAGGAATGTCTCTTTAAGGTTGGTTTCATATAGGGTGGGAACAGTGTCTTTAGAATGTGTCTTTAGCAGAGTCACATAATGGCTCAGTGTTTGTTCTTACTGGCATAAGGTGAGGTGAAACTTGTGAGGAGTCTGTCCAGATCTTTTGGCCAAGGTCAACCTTATCTACGACTCAGTTCTTCTTCTTGCTGGTCTTCTCGATCATGGTCTCCACCACCATTGCCGTCTCCTCATAGCCATAGCCCTTCGTCTTGCGGTCGTTGGAGAACTTTTCCACTGACTCCACCAGCTCCACCTTTTCGTAGCTCATGGAGTCAGGGGGCATGCTGCTAGCGCTGCGGGGGGAGGGCATGGGAGGAGGGCCCCTGCGGCGACTGTCGTCTTTACCCCCCTTGGGTCCGGAGGGATTGCTGGGGCCTTTGGGGTTAGGGCCAGGAGCTGGGGCAGGGTTGGGCTGTGGGGGGGGACTAGGGTCCTTAGGCCTAGGCTCGGGGTCTCCGCCCCTAGATTTCTCCTTCCCACCACCTTTTCCGCCCTTATCGtctccctttcccccctctccgtcagagggtggggtgggggtacgGGGGCCAGGGGGTGGCATAGGCTGGGGATGAGGGGGGTTGGGGGAGGGGGTGTAGGGGCCGAAGGGGTCATAAGGGGAGACCATGCCGTTGCGGATGGTGACGAAGACGTGTCCGGCGGAGGGGCTGGAGGTGTAGAAGTGGGGGTGGAGGTAGCTGCCATCGCCTGTCACCAGCACATAGCGCCCCTTGGTGTAGAAGTCAGCAATTGGCTCTGGCTTCTTGTACCTTCTCATTCGGTCTCTGACAATGTTACAAAGTGTGTCGAAGGCTTTGCTGATCTGAGCCCCGTCTGGCACGTCCTGGGGTGTGTACAGTGACCTCTGCTCCTCCCTCTTCAACTCGCCTTCCTCCCCTGCCACCCCTCGCTTCTCATCCTCCATGTGTTCAGCTCCACCAACTCTCTCCTCCTGGCCGCTGTCCATCACATCTTTGGGGCTGATCTCCTTCTTCTTCAGGACCTTCTTGGCCATGTTCTTCTGGCGAGGCTTGACACTGGTGATGTCCTGAATGGCTTGGGTGATGTCTGGAGACAACAAAACAACAATACACTCAGATTGTCCTTTTGGATGTGGCAGATAAAATAAACATATAAGACATAACATTCTAAATACATTATCCAAGGAGGATAGTACCCCCACGGGACCATGGTCATCATTATCTGCCATGAATAGACCTTAGGAGGATctattctgttttttgttttatgGTCTTTGTCTCTGAGTGGGTAGGAAACACACCACTGTGTGGCTGTATACATTAGGGCTAGTGTGGTTATAGCCTATGATGACGATGGGGTGTTATGTGTCTGCTCTGTATGTATGGAGACTATCCGTGTGAAGCAGCTGTGGAATGAGACGTGGCATGTCCTCACCTCTGCCCCTGCTCGACacagtgggtgtgtgggtgtagcGGTAATTGGTGGTGAACAAGGTAATGGGCGTCCCAATTATTGCTGAATTCAACCTGTGGAAGAGAATGATGAAGAAATGTTAGTTGCCACCACAGCAACAGCATGTGATAGTGTATTTTTATGTGTTAGTAATAAACGCTATACTAATGATAGTAATGTGTATTCTAAGATACATTCCTTTGTCTTTTTttaaattacactgaacaaaaatataaacgtgacatgcaacaatttcaaagattttactgagttacagttcatataaggaaattgaTCAATCTAAATatattcattaggctctaatctatggatttcatgactgggaatacagatacactacatgaccaaagtatgtggacacctgctcgtcgaacatctcattccaaaatcatgggcattaatatagagttggtcccccctataataaacctccactcttctgggaaggctttccactagatgttggaacattgctgagcggacttgcttccattcagccacaagagaattagtgaggtcgggcactgatgttgggcgatcagGCCCGGgtcgcagtcagtgttccaattcatcccaaaggtgttcaatggggttgaagtcagggctctgtcaggccagtcaagttcttccaaaccgatctcaacaaaccatatctgtatggacttcgctttgtgcacgtgggcattgtcatgctgaaacttttttgccacaaagttggaagtacagaatcgtctagaatgtcattgtatgctgtagcgttaagatttcccttcactggaactaagtgggGGCCTgccccgaaccatgaaaaacagcccctgaccattattcctcctccaccaaactttacagccggcactatgcattggggcaggtagcgttctcctggcatccgccaaacccagattaatccgttggactgccagatggtgaagcgtgattcatcacttcagagaacgtgtttccactgctccatagtccaatggcagcgagctttacaccactccagccaacgcttggcattgcgcattggtgatcttaggcttgtgtgcggctgctcggccatggaaacccatttcattggaaaggtggcatcctatgacggtgccacattgaaagtcactgagctcttcagtaaggccattctactgccaatgtttgtctatggagattgcatggcggtgtgctcgattttatacacctgtcaacaattggtgtggctgatatagccgaatccactaatttgaagggggtccacatacttttgtctaTGTAGtttatgcatctgttggtcacagatacattttataaaaggtaggggcgttgatcatgcagcgcgacacatctccttcgcatagagttgatcaggctgttgattttggtctgtggaatgttgtccaactcctcttcaatggctgtgcgaagttgctagatattggtgggaactggaacatgctgttgtacacatcaatccagagcatcccaaacatactcaatgggtgacatgtctggtgagtatgcagaccatggaagaagtgggacattttcagcttccaggaattgtgtacagatccttgcgacatggggccgtgcattatcatgctgaaacatgaggcgatggcggcggatgaatggcacaaaaatgggcctcaggatatcatcatggtatctctgtgcattcagaatgccatcgataaaatgcaattgtgttcgttgtccgtagcttatgagTGCCCAaaacataaccccactgccaccatgtggcactgttcacaaagttgacatcagcaaaccgcatgcccacacgacgccatacatgctgtctgccatctgcctgatacagttgaaaccgggatttgtCCGTGAAGAGGACACTTCTCCagagtgccagtggccatcgaaggtgagcatttgcccactgaagtcggttaccaAGCCGAACTgctgtcaggtcaagaccctggtgaggacgacgagcacgcatatgtgcttccctgagacagtttctgacagtttgtgcagaaattatttggttgtgcaaacccacagtttcatcagctggctGGTCTCACactatcccgcaggtgaagaagctggatgtggaggtcctgggctggcgtggttacacgtggtctgcggttgtgaggcctgttggacatactgccaaattctctaaaacgacgttggaggcggctaatggtagagaacttaacattcaattatttggcaacagctctggtggacattcatgtagtcagcataccaattgcacataccctcaaaacttgagacatctgtggcattgtgttgtttgacaaaactgcacattttatagtggccttttattttccccagcagaaggtgcacctgtgtaatgatcatgctgtttaatcagcttcttgatatgccacacctgttaggtggatggattatcttggcaaaggagaaatgataattgacagggatgtaaacacatttgtgcacaacatttgagagaaatacgctttttgtgcatatggaacatttctgggatcttttatttcagctcatgaaacatgggaccaacactttacatgttgcatttatatttttgttcagtatactttgcGATTTTTGCATTGTGAGACTGACAAGAAAACATGTTAATACAGTAAACAAAAGAAAGATCAGGCGATATTAAAGGGGattaaataatacataaaaaataaataacactaTGAAAAGATATTCAACCATTATCGAACAAATCTGTGAGGTGGAAAACACACAAATATAATATCCCAAACTGCCGCCATGTGGTTgatacagtatattatactaccgGATTGCCAAGAGACAATACGCTGAAGTGCTGCCTACATCCAGTAGCAGTAGGATGCTGATCACTGTGTGTTGT belongs to Coregonus clupeaformis isolate EN_2021a chromosome 1, ASM2061545v1, whole genome shotgun sequence and includes:
- the LOC121570835 gene encoding filensin isoform X1, producing the protein MYKTSYLREVRKEKYERSDVFEEPYGPDASAGTSAIQGWESLQELNSRFARYINRARVLEQRNSVFRKQLETLQRMEEASGLEEAFTEQIGLNRQRIRDLSADHAKLERELKDACRMLDEFTNKYRNECEYQQQLRGTLEQLNKEADHTLLRNLEFQIQSQFLQDDINSTKDRHRKNLSEMQTYVNILHQINQTIHLVPNVAVGTSEEQEKQLAQRRVPALKSQLEEFKSALCQLQAQKQRLQYETSVLESSIKSTQESYDDEIQLYNEQIESLRKDIEEAERSLEKYTNECRHLAMYQTSLENELERYKRIIENEDNRLNSAIIGTPITLFTTNYRYTHTPTVSSRGRDITQAIQDITSVKPRQKNMAKKVLKKKEISPKDVMDSGQEERVGGAEHMEDEKRGVAGEEGELKREEQRSLYTPQDVPDGAQISKAFDTLCNIVRDRMRRYKKPEPIADFYTKGRYVLVTGDGSYLHPHFYTSSPSAGHVFVTIRNGMVSPYDPFGPYTPSPNPPHPQPMPPPGPRTPTPPSDGEGGKGDDKGGKGGGKEKSRGGDPEPRPKDPSPPPQPNPAPAPGPNPKGPSNPSGPKGGKDDSRRRGPPPMPSPRSASSMPPDSMSYEKVELVESVEKFSNDRKTKGYGYEETAMVVETMIEKTSKKKN
- the LOC121570835 gene encoding filensin isoform X2 — encoded protein: MYKTSYLREVRKEKYERSDVFEEPYGPDASAGTSAIQGWESLQELNSRFARYINRARVLEQRNSVFRKQLETLQRMEEASGLEEAFTEQIGLNRQRIRDLSADHAKLERELKDACRMLDEFTNKYRNECEYQQQLRGTLEQLNKEADHTLLRNLEFQIQSQFLQDDINSTKDRHRKNLSEMQTYVNILHQINQTIHLVPNVAVGTSEEKQLAQRRVPALKSQLEEFKSALCQLQAQKQRLQYETSVLESSIKSTQESYDDEIQLYNEQIESLRKDIEEAERSLEKYTNECRHLAMYQTSLENELERYKRIIENEDNRLNSAIIGTPITLFTTNYRYTHTPTVSSRGRDITQAIQDITSVKPRQKNMAKKVLKKKEISPKDVMDSGQEERVGGAEHMEDEKRGVAGEEGELKREEQRSLYTPQDVPDGAQISKAFDTLCNIVRDRMRRYKKPEPIADFYTKGRYVLVTGDGSYLHPHFYTSSPSAGHVFVTIRNGMVSPYDPFGPYTPSPNPPHPQPMPPPGPRTPTPPSDGEGGKGDDKGGKGGGKEKSRGGDPEPRPKDPSPPPQPNPAPAPGPNPKGPSNPSGPKGGKDDSRRRGPPPMPSPRSASSMPPDSMSYEKVELVESVEKFSNDRKTKGYGYEETAMVVETMIEKTSKKKN